The Lipingzhangella halophila genome segment CGTGGTGCGGGCCGAACGGCTCGGCCCCACAATGCTGCGGGTCACCTTCGGCGGGCAGCAGCTCGCGGAGCTCACCTCCGGCGGGCGCGACCAGCGGCTGAAGCTGTTCCTGCCGCACCCCCACCAGGACACCCCGATCGTGCCCACCGAGGCGGGGGAGCAGTGGTTCACCCAGTGGCGGGCTATGGACCCCGACGTTCGCGGCATCATGCGCACCTACACGGTGCGCGAGCAGCGCCGCGACCCCGACGAGATGGACGTCGACTTCGCCCTGCACGGCGACCAGGGCCCGGCCTCCCGCTGGGCGGCCAACGCTCGCCCCGGCGACCGCGTCACCATCCTCGGCCCGGCGGTCGCGGACAACGCGGGCGTTGACTTCCGGCCCCCCGAGGACACCGAGTGGACCCTGATCCTCGCCGACGAGACCGCGCTGCCCGCCGTCGCCGGGATCCTGGAGTGGCTGCCCGCCACCACCCGGGCCCGGGTCTGGATCGAGGTTCCGCACCCCGAGGACCAGCAGGACATCGCCACCCCGGCCGACGCCGATGTGACCTGGCTCTTCCGGGGGGACGCCAGCCACTTCGGGGGCGGGCGCCTGCTGGACGCGGTGCGCGCGGCCGAACTGCCCACCGGCGCCCCCTACGCCTGGATCGCGGGTGAGGCCGGAACCGTGCGCGCACTGCGGCGGCATTTGGTGAACGAGCGCGGGTTCGATCGCCGCGCCGTGACCTTCACCGGCTACTGGCGCGAGGGCGCCACCGAGGAGCAGCTTGTCGCCGAGGCCGTCGCGGGTGCGGACCCGCACCGCGCGGAATAACCGTTCGCGGGCAGGGGCGGGCCGGAGCGGGGTGCGGCACGAGGGGTTGCGGCAATGGGGCACCCCGTGCGCGAAGCGAGAGGAGCGCCAGCTTGCCGCCGAGCGCACGGTGCACCTTTGCTCGGCGGCGAGCTGGCTCGCTCGCCGCGCTCACTTCGCCCCATTGCCGCAGCTTCCGGGGGCGCCCCTTCTGGGGGCGCCCCTTTCCGTGGGCGCGGCACCCTACTCCCAGGTGGTGCCGGTGATCCGCTCGTAGAGCTGGATGTAGCGGGCCCGGGTCGCCTCGACCACGTCGTCCGGGATCGGCGGGCCGGGGGGCGTGCGGTCCCAGTCGGTCACGGTGCTGGACCAGTCGCGTACGACCTGCTTGTCGAGAGCGTGCTGCGGCCGGCCCGGTTGCCATTCGTCGGCGAGCCAGAACCGCGAGGAGTCCGATGTCAGCACCTCGTCGGCGAGGACGAGCGTCCCCTCGGGAGCGCGTCCGAACTCCAGCTTCGTGTCGGCAACGATGATCCCGCGCTCGGCGGCAAGAGCGGCACCGCGCTCGTAGACCTCCAGCGTGACGCGCCGGAGCCGTTCGGCGGTCGCACCCCCGATCTCGCCCACGAGGTCGTCG includes the following:
- a CDS encoding siderophore-interacting protein; translated protein: MASTATETPTATPYRFAELHVVRAERLGPTMLRVTFGGQQLAELTSGGRDQRLKLFLPHPHQDTPIVPTEAGEQWFTQWRAMDPDVRGIMRTYTVREQRRDPDEMDVDFALHGDQGPASRWAANARPGDRVTILGPAVADNAGVDFRPPEDTEWTLILADETALPAVAGILEWLPATTRARVWIEVPHPEDQQDIATPADADVTWLFRGDASHFGGGRLLDAVRAAELPTGAPYAWIAGEAGTVRALRRHLVNERGFDRRAVTFTGYWREGATEEQLVAEAVAGADPHRAE